Genomic segment of Rhodococcus sp. W8901:
TGCCCGGTGTGCGGACGGACAGGGCAGCTGCGGGACCACGTCGTGCGAGTTTTGACGGACCTGCCTGTGGTCGGGCACCCGACCCGCCTGCAGGTGCGTCTGCCACCGGTTCACCTGCGAGGACCAAGCCTGCGAGGTGACGATCTTCCGGCAGTCCCTCGACCGGGTCGCCGCACCGAAAGCGTCGACGACCAGGCGGTGTGCCCGCTGGATTCTCCAGCGGTTGGCGATCGGCAAAATGCCGGTGTCCGCGGTCGCCCGCGCTCTCGGGTTGGGTTGGGACACCGTCAACGCGTTCACTTACGCAACGCCCTGCACAAGCTCGGATTCACATCCCGGCGTCAGCTGCGGGGAGGCGCCTTGACGGCGACGCCGGCGATCTGGGTGTTGACCTGCAGGAAGGGTGAGCGCAGCCGGTAGGCCTCGACGGTCGTCCCGGCGAATCCGGCGGCCTCGACGTCTGCCCGCAGGTCCCGCTCGCAGGAGCAGCCCTCGAAGGTCCAACTCCACGGCCGGCGCGTGGCCCTCTGCAGGCGGCGGAGCGCTGTGCCGTCCGGAGCGGCGACGTGTTCCAGGAATGCGTAGCGTCCGCCGGGGCGCAGGACGCGGTGGACCTCGGTGAGGACGGCGACGGGGTCGGACACGGTGCAGAGCAGAAGGCTGGATATCACCGCGTCCACCGACTCGTCGGGCAGATCGAGCCGTTCGGCGCCGGTGTTGTGCAGTTCGAGATCGATCCGGGCGCGGGCGGCTCGCGCCCGCAGACGATCGTGCATGGCCGGATTCGGCTCGACGGCGATCAGCCGGGTGCCGGGGCGGAGGTAGCGCAGGTTGGCCCCCACACCGGGCCCGAGCTCGACGACCGTGGGGGGAAGGTTGTCGAAGAGGGATCGTTTGTGTGGCCGAAGCAAGTGATCCAGGTACCGGTCGAGCGCGGTGAAGAACAGCGCGTTGAACGGCCCGCGGAGCGGGTGGGGCCGAAACGTCTCCGGTGTCGGCGCAGGCTCCTTCGGCTCGAAGGACAGCACATCGTGGCTGGTGTCCATCGCTGGCGCTCCTTTCGGGGTTCGCGGTCATCGATGTGACTACGAGCCTCCCGGAGGGGCGCAGCGGTGGATAGGCGGGAATCACCCCTGCCGATACCTCAATCCGGTACCTCGACGTCGGTTCCCGAACCGGCAGAGATGCGTCGGCCCCACCAGGCGGCAACCTGCGCGCGGGACGTCAC
This window contains:
- a CDS encoding class I SAM-dependent methyltransferase produces the protein MDTSHDVLSFEPKEPAPTPETFRPHPLRGPFNALFFTALDRYLDHLLRPHKRSLFDNLPPTVVELGPGVGANLRYLRPGTRLIAVEPNPAMHDRLRARAARARIDLELHNTGAERLDLPDESVDAVISSLLLCTVSDPVAVLTEVHRVLRPGGRYAFLEHVAAPDGTALRRLQRATRRPWSWTFEGCSCERDLRADVEAAGFAGTTVEAYRLRSPFLQVNTQIAGVAVKAPPRS
- a CDS encoding transposase family protein; the protein is MTIFRQSLDRVAAPKASTTRRCARWILQRLAIGKMPVSAVARALGLGWDTVNAFTYATPCTSSDSHPGVSCGEAP